Proteins encoded by one window of Streptomyces sp. NBC_01477:
- a CDS encoding RICIN domain-containing protein: MALPRCRRRRRHAGETALRTWDCNGQPNQKWRQNSDGSITGVQSGLCPDANGAGTAGDNAVQANVAAVGYR; the protein is encoded by the coding sequence GTGGCGCTGCCTCGATGCCGGCGGCGGCGTCGACACGCAGGGGAGACCGCACTTCGGACATGGGACTGCAACGGCCAGCCGAACCAGAAGTGGCGGCAGAACTCCGACGGGTCGATCACCGGCGTCCAGTCGGGCCTGTGTCCGGACGCCAACGGGGCCGGCACCGCCGGCGACAACGCGGTCCAGGCCAACGTCGCCGCAGTCGGCTACCGCTGA
- a CDS encoding arabinofuranosidase catalytic domain-containing protein has protein sequence MSVTFPPPTGLRRGRPLAVLLLVLALAVAAAIFGGQADASGPAAGTSTSRQAAPAAAAASSLPCDLYATGGTPCIAAHSTTRALFAAYNGPLYQIQRASDHSYRDIGLLAAGGYADGASQVSFCSGTSCTITKIYDQSSKHNDMPISWGGYWKGPGANGADVGADAMALPVTAAGHQVFGVKVNQGVGYRLDHANGAPTGAQPEGIYMVTSSNFTNQWCCFDYGSGENTHTDTGNATMNSIYWGNACWFGGCTGTGPWVEADLENGMYHTGTGSNHDANNQGVHYPFVSAWEKNNGTSNFTLKYGNAASGGLTTTYSGALPNGYSPMKTDSSIILGTGGDNSVSGQGEFFEGAITAGFPTDATENAVQATIASAGYGTSTGGTGTGGALHAVAAGRCLDVPNSSQTNGTQTELWDCNNGANQQWTATSAKELRVYSGKCLDAEASGTANGTRAIIWDCNGQNNQKWNVNSDGTITNAQSGLCLDVSAYGTANGTLVQLWACTGATNQKWSRS, from the coding sequence ATGTCCGTCACGTTCCCCCCACCCACCGGGCTACGCCGCGGCAGACCGCTCGCGGTGCTCCTGCTGGTTCTGGCCCTGGCCGTGGCAGCAGCCATCTTCGGAGGGCAGGCCGACGCCAGCGGGCCCGCCGCAGGCACGAGCACCTCCCGCCAGGCCGCTCCGGCGGCCGCGGCCGCCTCGTCGTTGCCCTGTGATCTGTATGCCACCGGCGGTACGCCGTGCATCGCCGCGCACTCCACGACCCGTGCCCTGTTCGCGGCGTACAACGGCCCGCTGTACCAGATCCAGCGCGCATCGGATCACAGCTACCGCGACATCGGGCTGCTGGCCGCCGGCGGTTACGCCGACGGGGCGTCCCAGGTCTCGTTCTGCTCCGGCACATCGTGCACGATCACCAAGATCTACGACCAGAGCAGCAAGCACAACGACATGCCGATCTCCTGGGGCGGCTACTGGAAGGGCCCCGGCGCCAACGGCGCCGATGTGGGTGCCGACGCCATGGCTCTGCCCGTCACGGCCGCGGGCCACCAGGTCTTCGGCGTCAAGGTCAACCAGGGTGTGGGCTACCGGCTCGACCACGCCAACGGCGCCCCCACCGGCGCCCAGCCCGAGGGCATCTACATGGTCACCTCGTCCAACTTCACCAACCAGTGGTGCTGCTTCGACTACGGCAGCGGTGAGAACACCCACACCGACACCGGCAACGCCACCATGAACTCCATCTACTGGGGCAACGCCTGCTGGTTCGGCGGCTGCACCGGCACCGGCCCCTGGGTCGAGGCCGACCTGGAGAACGGCATGTACCACACCGGGACCGGCTCCAACCACGACGCCAACAACCAGGGCGTCCACTACCCGTTCGTCAGCGCCTGGGAGAAGAACAACGGCACCAGCAACTTCACCCTCAAATACGGAAACGCCGCCTCAGGAGGACTGACCACGACCTATTCGGGCGCTCTGCCGAACGGCTACTCGCCCATGAAGACGGACAGCTCGATCATCCTGGGCACCGGCGGCGACAACAGCGTCTCCGGCCAGGGCGAGTTCTTCGAGGGCGCCATCACCGCCGGCTTCCCCACCGACGCCACCGAGAACGCCGTCCAGGCCACCATCGCCTCCGCCGGCTACGGCACCTCCACCGGCGGCACGGGCACCGGCGGCGCACTGCACGCTGTGGCGGCCGGCAGGTGCCTGGACGTCCCCAACTCCAGTCAGACCAACGGCACCCAGACCGAGCTGTGGGACTGCAACAACGGCGCGAACCAGCAGTGGACCGCCACGAGCGCCAAGGAACTGCGGGTCTACAGCGGCAAGTGCCTCGATGCGGAGGCGAGCGGTACGGCGAACGGCACCCGGGCGATCATCTGGGACTGCAACGGCCAGAACAACCAGAAGTGGAACGTCAACTCCGACGGCACCATCACCAACGCCCAGTCCGGCCTGTGCCTCGACGTCAGTGCCTACGGCACCGCCAACGGCACGCTCGTCCAGCTGTGGGCCTGCACCGGCGCCACCAACCAGAAGTGGAGCCGGAGCTGA
- a CDS encoding arabinofuranosidase catalytic domain-containing protein codes for MSSAVAQRFRRIRRWTLTAGASVALAAGVMVGGTHTSQAAGSLPCDIYQSAGTPCVAAHSTTRALYSSYSGPLYQVRRASDSATKDIGLLSAGGYADAASQDSFCSGTSCVITVIYDQSGRSNNLTQAPAGSAAGGPDNLANATAAPTTVGGHKAYGVFVAPGTGYRNNHTSGIATGDNPEGMYAIFDGTHYNGGCCFDYGNAETDSRDDGNGTMEAIYFGNIKVWGYGSGNGPWIMADLENGLFSGVNQHLNSGDPTVNYRYTTAIIKGEPNHWAIRGGNAQSGGLSTFYDGVRPNVSGYNPMKKQGAIILGTGGDNSKGAQGTFYEGVMTSGYPSDATENAVQTNINSVNYGSGGGGGTGTTGALHAVGAGKCLDVPNSSTTAGTQLQIWDCNGQANQSWTRTSSGQLTVFSGGSQLCLDAYNNQTTAGTKVETWSCNGGANQQWSVNSNGTVTSTQSGLCLDVTGASTANGALAELWTCNGGSNQQWNLS; via the coding sequence ATGTCATCAGCAGTTGCTCAACGTTTCCGCCGGATCAGGCGATGGACGCTGACGGCGGGTGCGTCCGTCGCTCTCGCGGCCGGCGTCATGGTCGGCGGCACACATACCTCGCAGGCGGCCGGTTCCCTCCCGTGTGACATCTACCAGTCCGCTGGTACGCCCTGTGTGGCGGCGCACAGTACGACGCGGGCGTTGTACTCGTCGTACAGCGGGCCTCTGTACCAGGTGCGGCGTGCCTCGGACAGTGCGACGAAGGATATCGGGCTGCTGAGTGCCGGCGGTTACGCGGACGCGGCCTCGCAGGACTCCTTCTGCTCCGGGACCTCGTGCGTGATCACCGTGATCTACGACCAGTCCGGTCGGAGCAACAACCTGACCCAGGCGCCGGCCGGCAGTGCGGCCGGCGGCCCGGACAACCTCGCCAACGCCACCGCGGCCCCCACCACGGTCGGCGGCCACAAGGCCTACGGCGTGTTCGTCGCCCCCGGCACCGGCTACCGCAACAACCACACCAGCGGCATCGCCACCGGCGACAACCCCGAAGGCATGTACGCCATCTTCGACGGCACCCACTACAACGGCGGCTGCTGCTTCGACTACGGCAACGCCGAGACCGACAGCCGCGACGACGGCAACGGCACCATGGAGGCCATCTACTTCGGCAACATCAAGGTCTGGGGCTACGGTTCGGGCAACGGCCCGTGGATCATGGCCGACCTGGAGAACGGCCTGTTCTCCGGCGTCAACCAGCACCTCAACTCCGGTGACCCGACGGTCAACTACCGCTACACCACCGCCATCATCAAGGGCGAACCGAACCACTGGGCCATCCGCGGCGGCAACGCCCAGTCCGGCGGCCTGTCCACCTTCTACGACGGGGTACGTCCCAACGTCTCGGGCTACAACCCGATGAAGAAGCAGGGCGCCATCATCCTCGGCACCGGCGGCGACAACAGCAAGGGCGCCCAGGGCACCTTCTACGAGGGCGTCATGACCTCCGGCTACCCGTCCGACGCCACCGAGAACGCCGTCCAGACCAACATCAACTCCGTCAACTACGGTTCCGGCGGTGGCGGTGGTACGGGTACGACGGGCGCGCTGCACGCGGTGGGCGCGGGCAAGTGCCTGGATGTGCCGAACTCCTCGACCACGGCCGGTACGCAGCTGCAGATCTGGGACTGCAACGGCCAGGCCAACCAGAGCTGGACGCGTACCTCCTCGGGCCAGCTGACGGTCTTCTCCGGCGGCTCGCAGCTGTGCCTGGACGCCTACAACAACCAGACCACCGCCGGCACCAAGGTCGAGACCTGGTCCTGCAACGGCGGCGCCAACCAGCAGTGGAGCGTCAACTCCAACGGCACCGTCACCAGCACCCAGTCCGGCCTGTGCCTCGACGTCACGGGAGCCTCCACCGCCAACGGCGCACTCGCCGAACTGTGGACCTGCAACGGCGGCAGCAACCAGCAGTGGAACCTCAGCTGA
- a CDS encoding endo-1,4-beta-xylanase: MSWFKREHGGRSAVAAITGLAASAALAVVGMGTFATHAAAAGSLGSAAAQSGRYFGTAVPAGKLGTSAYSTILDREFTMITPENEMKWDTTEPSRGNFNFGPADQIVSHAQAHGQRMRGHTLVWHNQLPSWVSNLSASDLQSAMDNHITQEMTHYKGKIYAWDVVNEAFADGGSGQHRSSPFQDKLGNGFIEHAFRTARSADANAKLCYNDYNIENWSDAKTQGVYTMVKDFKSRGVPIDCVGFQSHFGNSGPPSSFQTTLSNFAALGVDVQLTELDIAQAGTTQYTNTVQACLNVARCTGITVWGIRDSDSWRSGDNPLLFDSNGNAKPAYTSVLNALNSATGTATGGTSSGTTNGGTTSGTTTGGTTTGGTGGGACTATYSTTNSWSGGYQGEVKVTAGSAAISGWTVRWTLSSGQSITQVWSGTLSTSGSAASVTNVSYNGSLQPSASTTFGFLANGTPSTPSLTCS, encoded by the coding sequence ATGTCATGGTTCAAGAGAGAGCACGGCGGCAGAAGTGCTGTGGCCGCGATCACCGGATTAGCAGCCAGCGCGGCACTGGCCGTCGTCGGTATGGGCACGTTCGCCACCCATGCTGCGGCGGCGGGTTCGCTGGGGTCGGCTGCTGCGCAGTCGGGCCGGTATTTCGGTACGGCGGTGCCGGCGGGCAAGCTCGGCACCTCGGCGTACTCCACCATTCTCGACCGGGAATTCACCATGATCACCCCGGAGAACGAGATGAAGTGGGACACCACCGAGCCGTCCCGCGGGAACTTCAACTTCGGTCCCGCGGACCAGATCGTCAGTCATGCCCAGGCCCACGGCCAGCGGATGCGCGGCCACACCCTGGTCTGGCACAACCAGCTGCCCTCCTGGGTCTCGAACCTGTCCGCATCCGACCTGCAGTCCGCCATGGACAACCACATCACGCAGGAGATGACCCACTACAAGGGCAAGATCTACGCCTGGGACGTGGTCAACGAGGCCTTCGCCGACGGCGGCAGCGGCCAGCACCGCAGCTCACCCTTCCAGGACAAGCTCGGCAACGGCTTCATCGAGCACGCCTTCCGCACCGCCCGCTCCGCCGATGCCAACGCCAAGCTCTGCTACAACGACTACAACATCGAGAACTGGTCCGACGCCAAGACCCAGGGCGTCTACACCATGGTCAAGGACTTCAAGTCCCGCGGCGTCCCCATCGACTGCGTCGGCTTCCAGAGCCACTTCGGCAACAGCGGACCCCCCTCCAGCTTCCAGACCACCCTCAGCAACTTCGCCGCCCTCGGCGTCGACGTCCAGCTCACCGAACTCGACATCGCCCAAGCCGGCACCACCCAGTACACCAACACCGTCCAAGCCTGCCTGAACGTCGCCCGCTGCACCGGCATCACCGTCTGGGGCATCCGCGACAGCGACTCCTGGCGCTCCGGCGACAACCCCCTGCTCTTCGACAGCAACGGCAACGCCAAACCCGCCTACACCTCCGTCCTCAACGCACTCAACTCCGCTACGGGCACCGCGACAGGCGGGACGTCCTCAGGGACGACCAACGGCGGCACGACCAGCGGAACCACGACCGGTGGAACCACCACCGGCGGCACCGGAGGAGGCGCGTGCACGGCGACGTACTCCACCACGAATTCCTGGTCGGGCGGCTACCAGGGGGAGGTCAAGGTCACCGCCGGCAGCGCGGCGATCAGCGGCTGGACGGTCCGATGGACCCTGTCCAGCGGGCAGAGCATCACCCAGGTCTGGAGCGGGACGCTGTCCACCAGTGGGTCGGCGGCGTCGGTGACCAACGTGTCCTACAACGGCTCGCTCCAGCCCTCGGCCTCCACCACCTTCGGGTTCCTCGCCAACGGCACGCCGTCGACACCTTCGCTCACCTGCTCCTGA
- a CDS encoding glycoside hydrolase family 27 protein, translating into MPLFSARAKRSPQPPAPRSLRRTLALTFSVALLSAAAPLATLGAAQPAAALGNGLATTPQMGFNDWNAYGCNVSESLIKSTAQAMHSNGMQAAGYTYVNIDDCWLTHSRDSGGHLVPDPAKFPDGIKGTADYVHSLGLKLGIYEDAGTATCAGYPGSLGHETTDAQSFASWGVDYLKYDNCNNSGVNAQSRYTAMRDALAATGRPILYSLCNWGQDNVWTWGAGVGNSWRTTGDIQASYSSMLSIFHSNVGLASYAGPGHWNDPDMLEVGNGSLTTTESRTEFSLWAEMAAPLIAGTNIASASAATLSTLTNSRVIAVDQDPLGKQGTMVSSSGGLDVLAKPLANGDVSVALFNETGSTATISTSAAAIGKTGASSYSLTDLWSGATSTTSGTISASVPAHGTVMYRITGGTSGGGGTGTTGALHAVGAGKCLDVPDSSTTAGTQVQIWDCNGQANQTWTRTSSGQLAVSSGGGQLCLDAYNNQTTPGTKVEIWTCNGQPNQQWSVNSNGTVTGTQSGLCLDVTGGSTANGALAELWTCNGQSNQQWSLS; encoded by the coding sequence ATGCCCCTGTTCAGTGCGCGAGCCAAGCGTTCGCCCCAGCCGCCAGCCCCTCGGTCCCTCCGGAGGACGTTAGCGCTCACATTCTCCGTCGCCCTGCTCTCCGCGGCGGCACCCCTGGCCACCCTGGGCGCCGCGCAGCCCGCCGCCGCACTGGGCAACGGGCTGGCGACGACCCCGCAGATGGGGTTCAACGACTGGAACGCCTACGGGTGCAACGTGTCGGAGTCGCTGATCAAGTCGACGGCGCAGGCCATGCACAGCAACGGGATGCAGGCCGCCGGCTACACCTACGTCAACATCGACGACTGCTGGCTGACCCACTCACGCGACAGCGGTGGGCACCTCGTGCCCGACCCCGCGAAGTTCCCCGACGGGATCAAGGGCACCGCGGACTACGTGCACTCCCTCGGCCTGAAGCTTGGCATCTACGAGGACGCGGGAACGGCGACCTGCGCCGGATACCCCGGCAGCCTGGGCCACGAGACCACCGACGCGCAGTCATTCGCGTCCTGGGGCGTGGACTACCTGAAGTACGACAACTGCAACAACTCCGGTGTGAACGCCCAGTCCCGCTACACCGCCATGCGCGACGCCCTCGCCGCAACCGGCCGTCCGATCCTCTACAGCCTGTGCAACTGGGGCCAGGACAACGTGTGGACCTGGGGAGCCGGCGTCGGCAACAGCTGGCGTACCACCGGTGACATCCAGGCCAGCTACTCCAGCATGCTGTCCATATTCCACAGCAACGTGGGACTGGCCTCCTACGCCGGGCCCGGGCACTGGAACGACCCGGACATGCTGGAGGTGGGCAACGGCTCGCTGACCACCACGGAGAGCCGTACCGAGTTCAGCCTGTGGGCGGAGATGGCCGCACCCCTGATCGCCGGCACCAACATCGCCTCGGCCAGCGCGGCCACCCTGTCCACGCTGACCAACTCCCGGGTGATCGCGGTCGACCAGGACCCGCTGGGCAAGCAGGGCACGATGGTCTCCTCGTCCGGCGGGCTGGACGTCCTGGCCAAGCCGCTGGCCAACGGCGATGTGTCCGTGGCGCTGTTCAACGAGACCGGGTCGACGGCGACCATCAGTACGTCGGCCGCCGCTATCGGCAAGACCGGTGCGTCGAGCTACAGCCTGACCGACCTGTGGTCGGGCGCGACGTCCACCACCTCCGGCACCATCAGCGCCTCGGTGCCCGCCCACGGCACGGTGATGTACAGGATCACCGGCGGCACCTCCGGCGGCGGTGGCACGGGTACGACGGGTGCGCTGCACGCGGTGGGTGCGGGCAAGTGCCTGGACGTGCCGGACTCGTCCACCACGGCGGGCACCCAGGTGCAGATATGGGACTGCAACGGCCAGGCGAACCAGACCTGGACGCGGACCTCGTCGGGTCAGCTGGCGGTCTCCTCGGGCGGCGGCCAGCTGTGCCTGGACGCCTACAACAACCAGACCACCCCGGGCACGAAGGTGGAGATCTGGACCTGCAACGGGCAACCCAACCAGCAGTGGAGTGTCAACTCCAACGGCACGGTCACGGGCACCCAGTCCGGGCTGTGCCTGGACGTCACCGGGGGCTCGACGGCCAACGGCGCCCTGGCCGAGCTGTGGACCTGCAACGGCCAGTCCAACCAGCAGTGGTCCTTGAGCTGA
- a CDS encoding FadR/GntR family transcriptional regulator — MAEEILRLIAELGLRPGDRMPTENQLASRLGTSRTVVREAVKILSAVGRIRAQKGRGLFVANDQGMLGSSLWGSFFLPTDLDHVYRLFEFRRVQEAAASRLAAARATPADLRAIEEAAGMCREGHVTGRRELFDRGDDDFHLSVAKASQNPFLVDAVREARRLQRQSSVIGLHGTVGGHAEEAVAEHAAIHQAIRDGDAEAAAQAAAVHLDQTLEDYRREIQRRVFG, encoded by the coding sequence GTGGCTGAGGAGATTCTGCGGCTTATCGCGGAGTTGGGGTTGCGTCCGGGGGATCGGATGCCGACGGAGAATCAGTTGGCGTCGCGGCTGGGTACCAGTCGGACGGTGGTGCGTGAGGCTGTGAAGATCCTTTCGGCCGTCGGGCGGATCCGTGCGCAGAAGGGCCGTGGCCTGTTTGTGGCGAATGATCAGGGGATGCTGGGTTCGTCGTTGTGGGGGAGTTTCTTCCTGCCGACGGATCTTGATCATGTCTACCGGTTGTTCGAGTTTCGCCGGGTGCAGGAGGCGGCGGCCAGTCGGCTGGCGGCGGCGCGTGCGACTCCGGCGGACTTGCGGGCGATCGAAGAGGCGGCCGGGATGTGCCGGGAGGGTCATGTGACCGGTCGGCGTGAGCTGTTCGACCGCGGTGATGACGATTTCCATCTCAGTGTGGCGAAGGCTTCGCAGAATCCGTTTCTGGTGGACGCGGTCCGTGAGGCCCGTCGGCTTCAGCGGCAGTCCAGCGTCATCGGGTTGCACGGGACGGTCGGCGGACATGCCGAGGAGGCGGTGGCGGAGCACGCGGCGATCCATCAGGCGATCAGGGACGGCGATGCGGAGGCGGCTGCGCAGGCGGCCGCCGTCCACCTGGACCAGACCCTTGAGGACTACCGCCGCGAGATCCAGCGCCGCGTGTTCGGCTGA
- a CDS encoding ricin-type beta-trefoil lectin domain protein, giving the protein MTSHAATMTTLYVSPTGSGTACSASAPCSVTQAKSSVEAVDGNMSGDIVVQLAGGTYRLSSPLVLGSADSGSNGHQVVWQAASGQSPVLSGGQQVTGWTVKDASDNIYAASVPGGADSRQLYVDGALAPRAAISIARSDVNITAGGMTIVNSALNYLASLPQQNRIELESQNSFTDRYAPVQSISGSTITMQQPAWNNNNWGYDTLVKPFAGGSLQLENSYSFLKTAGQWFLDPQAGQLYYKAPSGWSPTAHDIELPRLTSLLQIGGSYSSPAHDITVQGIAFEHTTWLQPSSSLGYADQQSGAFLGRSFTQPSDFLTSCQSGCPLFEAARNSWSQVPAAVQVSAARGIAFTGDTFAHLGQVGLGIGNDADAHASGVGLGAWSVTVTGSTFSDDSGSGIVVGGVQPDAHHPSNAAMTNQDITIQGNRITGVAKDYKDMAGILSTYATHAVITHNEVSNLAYDGIDVGWGWGANDPGGSQDYRNRGLYNYQPVYTTPTTLKNTVVSYNLVHGTKKVFHDGGSIYNLSANPGASIDHNYIYDNQHTVGLYLDEGSRYINLKNNVIQDSGVWAFTNAGGSNNTNDSTFDTNWYNSGATQVATGSPHNNVLTGNVQVSGTNWPSAAQQVIAQAGVTSSGGTGSTGALRAVGAGKCLDVPNSSTTPGTQTQIRDCNGGANQTFTRTSSGQLTVYSGTSQLCLDASGQGTTPGTKVATWTCNGQNNQQWTFNANGTVSGVQSGLCLDVTQGSTANGALVELWTCNGQSNQQWTLG; this is encoded by the coding sequence GTGACATCGCACGCGGCCACGATGACGACCCTGTACGTCTCACCCACCGGCAGCGGCACCGCGTGTTCCGCCTCGGCCCCCTGCTCGGTCACCCAGGCGAAGTCCTCGGTCGAGGCCGTCGACGGGAACATGAGCGGCGATATCGTCGTGCAACTGGCCGGCGGAACGTACCGCTTGTCCTCCCCCCTGGTGCTGGGCAGCGCGGACTCGGGCAGCAACGGCCACCAGGTGGTCTGGCAGGCCGCTTCCGGGCAGAGTCCGGTGCTGTCCGGCGGGCAGCAGGTGACGGGTTGGACGGTCAAGGACGCGTCCGACAACATCTACGCGGCGTCGGTACCCGGCGGGGCCGACTCGCGGCAGCTGTACGTGGACGGCGCCCTGGCGCCGCGGGCGGCGATCTCCATCGCCCGCAGCGACGTGAACATCACCGCCGGCGGGATGACGATCGTCAATTCGGCGCTCAACTATCTCGCCTCGCTGCCGCAGCAGAACCGGATCGAGCTGGAGAGCCAGAACTCCTTCACCGACCGCTATGCCCCCGTGCAGTCCATCAGCGGCAGCACGATCACGATGCAGCAGCCGGCCTGGAACAACAACAACTGGGGCTACGACACGCTGGTCAAGCCCTTCGCCGGCGGCAGCCTCCAGCTGGAGAATTCCTATTCCTTCCTGAAGACCGCCGGCCAGTGGTTCCTCGACCCGCAGGCCGGACAGCTCTACTACAAGGCGCCGTCGGGGTGGTCGCCCACAGCACACGACATAGAGCTGCCGCGCCTGACCTCCCTGCTGCAGATCGGCGGCAGCTACTCCAGCCCCGCCCACGACATCACCGTCCAGGGGATCGCCTTCGAGCACACGACCTGGCTCCAGCCCAGCAGCTCCCTCGGCTACGCCGACCAGCAGAGCGGTGCCTTCCTGGGGCGCAGCTTCACCCAGCCCTCGGACTTCCTGACGTCCTGCCAGTCCGGCTGCCCGCTGTTCGAAGCCGCCCGCAACAGCTGGAGCCAGGTACCCGCGGCGGTTCAGGTCTCCGCGGCCCGCGGGATCGCCTTCACCGGTGACACCTTCGCGCACCTCGGCCAGGTGGGCCTCGGCATCGGCAACGACGCGGACGCCCACGCCTCCGGAGTGGGCCTCGGCGCGTGGTCGGTCACCGTCACCGGCAGCACCTTCTCCGACGACTCCGGCTCGGGCATCGTGGTCGGCGGCGTCCAGCCCGACGCCCACCACCCCTCCAACGCGGCGATGACCAACCAGGACATCACCATCCAGGGCAACCGGATCACCGGCGTCGCCAAGGACTACAAGGACATGGCCGGCATCCTGTCGACCTACGCCACCCACGCCGTCATCACCCACAACGAGGTCTCGAACCTCGCCTACGACGGCATCGACGTCGGCTGGGGCTGGGGCGCCAACGACCCCGGCGGCAGCCAGGACTACCGCAACCGCGGCCTTTACAACTACCAGCCCGTCTACACCACACCCACGACCCTGAAGAACACCGTCGTCAGCTACAACCTCGTCCACGGCACGAAGAAGGTCTTCCACGACGGCGGGAGCATCTACAACCTGTCCGCCAACCCCGGCGCCAGCATCGACCACAACTACATCTACGACAATCAGCACACCGTGGGCCTCTACCTCGACGAGGGCTCCCGCTACATCAACCTCAAGAACAACGTCATCCAGGACTCCGGCGTGTGGGCCTTCACCAACGCCGGCGGCTCGAACAACACCAACGACAGCACCTTCGACACCAACTGGTACAACTCCGGTGCCACCCAGGTGGCCACCGGCTCACCCCACAACAACGTCCTGACCGGCAACGTCCAGGTCAGCGGAACCAATTGGCCGTCAGCGGCACAACAGGTCATCGCGCAGGCCGGCGTGACCAGCAGCGGCGGCACGGGGAGCACCGGGGCGCTGCGCGCGGTGGGCGCGGGCAAATGCCTCGACGTGCCGAACTCCTCCACCACCCCGGGTACCCAGACGCAGATCCGGGACTGCAACGGCGGCGCCAACCAGACCTTCACCCGCACCTCCTCCGGGCAGTTGACGGTCTACAGCGGCACCAGCCAGCTGTGCCTGGACGCCAGCGGCCAGGGCACCACCCCGGGCACCAAGGTGGCCACCTGGACCTGCAACGGCCAGAACAACCAGCAGTGGACGTTCAACGCGAACGGCACCGTCTCCGGCGTGCAGTCGGGATTGTGCCTGGACGTCACCCAAGGCTCCACCGCCAACGGCGCGCTGGTCGAACTGTGGACCTGCAACGGCCAGAGCAACCAGCAGTGGACGCTCGGGTGA